GGAAAGCATGAATTAGCTAATTTAATTTTCACTTCAAGAATTCCTAGAGCTATTTTTGGCAATATGAACTACTTCTTTTATAGTTGTTATGGTTTTGATGATGTAATGTATATCATGAAGAAAAGAGACTTGCTTACAAAATTGTCAAAATTTAAGGGAGATAGAAAATTCGCTTTAAAAGTTAAGCTATTTTTATTATATCCAAGATTATATTATAAACTGTGGTTTAGATTTAAAAATTCAATTGATTAGCATGAAAGTTTCTGTTGTAACACCAAATTATAATGGGGAAAGGTTTTTAAAGACTTTCTTCGAATCGCTTAACAATGACAGAGAATGCATTGGAGAAGTTATCATCGTAGACAATGGGTCTAATGACGGAAGTAAGGACTATATTAATGAAAATGAATTTGGATTGCCGATAAGATTGATTGAAAACCTTGAAAATTTAGGCTTTGCGCCTGCCGTTAACCAAGGCATATTAGAGGCCAAACATGAATATATCCTATCTTTGAACAACGACACAGAAATGAAAAAAGGTTCCATCAAACAGATGGTTGATTTAATTTCTTCCCGTGAAGACGTGTTTTCCGTTCAAGCTAAAATGCTCCAATTTAATAATAGACAGTTAATTGACGATGTTGGAGATGAATATAACTTGCTTGCTTGGACTAAAAAGACGGGTGAAAATCACAGTTGCGATGAGTTTTCAGAAATTAAGGAAATATTTTCAAGTTGCGCCGGTGCGGCATTATACAAAAAATCCATATTGGATGAACTGGGGATGTTTGATGAGAATTTCTTCGCATACATGGAAGATGTTGACTTAGCCATCAGGTCAAAAATCAACGGTTATCATAATTTGTTATGTCCGGATGCTATTGTCTATCATGTTGGTAGTGCAACCAGCGGAAGCAGGTATAATGAGTTTAAAGTCAGATTAGCCGCTCGAAATAATGTGTGGGTTGTTTACAAAAATATTCCCATTCCCTTAAAAATTATCAATTTCATTTTCTTGTTTTTCGGATTTTTAATTAAATACATATTCTTTTTAAGGAAAGGTTTTGGTTCTGTATACCTTTCCGGAATTAGGGAAGGTTTATCTGCAAGGGATAAAATTACCAAGACAAAATTCAAATCAAAAAATACAATAAATTATTTAAAAATTGAATATAGACTAATAGTAAACACGATAAAATTTTTAAAAAGATGAGTTTCATGAATCTTTCGATAGTTATTGTAAATTATCAAACGTTTGATTTGACAAGGGATGCTGTTAATTCTATTTTTAAATATTCATATCCTTTTAGT
This sequence is a window from Methanobrevibacter sp.. Protein-coding genes within it:
- a CDS encoding glycosyltransferase family 2 protein, with translation MKVSVVTPNYNGERFLKTFFESLNNDRECIGEVIIVDNGSNDGSKDYINENEFGLPIRLIENLENLGFAPAVNQGILEAKHEYILSLNNDTEMKKGSIKQMVDLISSREDVFSVQAKMLQFNNRQLIDDVGDEYNLLAWTKKTGENHSCDEFSEIKEIFSSCAGAALYKKSILDELGMFDENFFAYMEDVDLAIRSKINGYHNLLCPDAIVYHVGSATSGSRYNEFKVRLAARNNVWVVYKNIPIPLKIINFIFLFFGFLIKYIFFLRKGFGSVYLSGIREGLSARDKITKTKFKSKNTINYLKIEYRLIVNTIKFLKR